The Pectobacterium parmentieri genome segment CGGTGTCGATCTTATTGAATTTAATGATGAGGGTAAGATCACTGATTTAGTCGTAATGATGCGTCCTGCAAGCATCGTAATAGACCTTTCCGCAGAGGTTGGAAAACGTATCGCCGCAACACAAAGCTAAGTTGGTTTTATAACCGCTATTCTTAATAAGTACTGTCTCACTAAGCACTCTCTAACGGAGGAATTATGGCAACAATAACTATGGATAGCAGCAGTGTGTCAAGCAGTTCGAAAGCGGGCTCAGGAGGCAACGGCTCACAAATTGCTGCGATTACCAAACAGATCTCTCAGTTGACGCAAAAGCTAAAAGAGTTAGGTGCCGATACGGCTATCGGAGCTAAAGAAAAAAAAGAGATGCAGGATCTTATCCAGGCACAAATTCGGATGCTGCAAGCCCAGCTCGCACAAATTCAGCAACAGCAAGCTCAAAAGGCGGCAGATAAAAATGGAGTAGGCGTTGAGGATGTATCAAAAGATAACACCACCCTCAGAGTCGCTGAAGGCGTCAATAATCCAACGGAAGATAATGCTATAGATATTTATGTATAGCGTTTGATGATTAACTTTCATGCTATGCAATTAGTCTAATCCCGTGAGATTTTGAAATATCTTACCGATGTTGCGCAGCTTTGTGCAATTCTCGGTAACAGACTGAAAGTAGAGCTCGAAGTTTATGGCTTTGGCTCTACTTATTCATTCCACCCTTAGATATCCTCCAAGGAATACGGATAGCGAAAATTACTGTCAGTGGCAAGCAACGTTGACACGTCGTACTCGGTTATGGATTTGTGAATGCATTCACGTAACGTCACATAACCCACAATCCCACCATCAACCATACAACCCACAGCATCCCCGTGAGCCGCATTGTATGCCGAAAAAGATTCAGAGTTCCTCGCTGGCGGTCAGCAAATGTTCGCTGCTGTAACTTTTCTCGGCACCAGATAAAATGGAGTACCTCTCCTGCGATCTCGTTATTTTCTTCACTTATAAATCTGAAATAGCGTTCATCCAGCCAGAGTCGCCAGCAACCAAACCAGACGATACCGCATAGAAATACGATAAAAATACCAGGTAAACTCATCTGAGCAATGAAAAGCCCCCACATGAACGGTGGTGCGGAAAAAAGCAGAAAAAACCGCCAACTTGCCAGTGTTTGCTGTATGAGGTAGGCCTGCAGAGCTGGCCTACATTTTATATCCTGATTTTTGTCTTCCATCGTTCCAGCAATTCCATATGTTCAGGTGTAAAAATGACCTGATGACGAGCTTTACGTACTTGCTCAACGGCTTGGGGCAGTGTCAATTCCGGATAGTACTGCAACAACCAGGCTGTAACCACCAGTGCGCTGCGTGAGAGCCCCAGTGCGCAGTGAACCAGTACGCTGCCATGTTTTATGCGCAGCTTCTCCAGAGTATCCACAGCCTGACAAAGTGTGTCACCATCCGGATTAACCAGATCCAGCATAGGTACACTGGAATACGCAACACCTCGTGAAGCACGGGAGCGGGGAAATTCGCTGGTCAGATCCAGCACCGCCTGTTGTTCCAGAGGCGTTCGCGGGTACGTCCCTAAAAAAAGCCCATCAACCAGCGGACTGACTGCCGGCAAATGGCTGGTATAGTAGCGCATAGAGAGCATCATCCCCGTCCGCCAAGGAAACAGCAGCCACAGGGCGGCGGGTGTTAACCTCCCTATCCTATCTTTTTGTAATGCCTCAACGCCGAGCGCACCGTAAGCCAGCGCCACTATCAGCAGTGCCAATGTCGGCCACCACAACCAGAGCGTGAAAAATGTTCCTGCCAGACACGCCAGTGCACCACACAGATAGCGAACGGCCAAGATCCTACGCTTACCAGAGGCGATACGCCAACGCCATTGGACCTGATCCGGAGTCACCCAGTCGATAACCATACCAACCGCCAGCCCGGTGATGACATCAATAAAATGGTGCTGCCAAGTGGTCAGAACCGATACGGCAATCAGCAAAAACCAACCGCCGTTCAATGTCTGCCATTTACCTTTCAGATGACGATGGAAGTGCAGCCACAGCAGCCAGCATAAAATAATATGCAACGACGGCGACTGATTGTACGGTAAATCAAACTGTTCAAGCTGACCAAAAAGCCACCCGGCCAGACCGGTTAGCTCCGGTCTGGTGAAGGTAAATTGCAGCGGAAATAACAAGAAACCAATGCAGGCAATCAGTGAAGCCAACACCAATTTGCAGACCAGTCGCCGCTGTTCATTCAGCGTTGTACAGACGAATAGCGATAAGCCGTACAGCAGATCCAGACTCCAGTAAGGGATAATGGTCAGCGGCACAAAAGGAATATGCCGCTCCCACTCAAAGACCAGACTGCCAATGTTATCTCGCTCGGCGGTAAACTGATTAACCTGCCCATACGTTAAAAAGAAAAACGGAGCAAGCAGCAGCAACCAGCCAATACCTTGCTGGTAAACAGAACGTCGGGTTGTCATGATGCGCGACGTACCGCCATTGAAACGGTGAAAATTCCCCACTCATCTATCAGTTGAGCGCATTTATCGAACCCAGCCTCCCGCACCAGTACATCCATTTCATCTTGAGTACGTACTCGCATCACCCACGCCTTACCATCTTTATGGCTGGTCAGCGACCAGGCGATGGTTTTTAGCTGCGGATGCCAGGGCTGCCCGGTATAGATCAGAATACCTCCTGGCTCAATGGCATCTGCCAGCCCGGCAAGCGAATTACGCACCAGCGTATTTTCCGGGAACAATTCGTACAGTCCAGAAACAATCCCCAGCGTCGGACGAGGCTGAAGCGCGGCCAGTTCTTCACGGTTAAAGGCATCCCCCCGTTCAAAACGCGCAGGTGCCGCCATTGTGCGAGAAGCAATCATCTCCTGGCCTCTCGTCACATTTAATTCGCTGTAATCTCGCAGTAAAATTTCATCCACCGCTGTTTCACTTTCCAGCGCATCGAGTACGTAGCGTCCGTGGCCAGCGGCAACGTCAACCACCCGCACTGTTGTTCCTTGCTCTGCAAGTTTGGCAACTGCCTGCTGAATCAACATTTGCAGATGGATTTTACGCTGGCGGATCCCTTTCCAGCCAACACTGTTGAGGTAGTGTTTGTCAATCAGACGCCCCAGGGCGCTGCTACCCTGCGGTTGGTTGCGATAGACATAATCGAGCGTACTGCCGGAATCAAAACCTGTTTCAAATCCCAGACGAACCCCGGTGGACTGCGTCCCCAGCATCTTCATACCATAGCGCAAGCCACGCCAGGCGATATCGTCCAATGAGTAAGGTTCTGGCCCGCCACTCAACATCCTCCAGGTATCCGCCCCCGGACTCCAGCGATCTTCGTTGCTGTAGTCGAAACGTTGAGGAGGCAGAGCATAGAGCGTATCAATAAACTCACGCATTTTATCGAACGCCAGATGTCTCTCTTTTTCACCCAGCGTATCGTGATAAAAACCCGGCAGCACATGAAGCTCTTTTAGCGGGTTGCGCAGTCGCTGGTAGAAGTCGATCTGCGGCTGACGGTGTACAACGTAATCCTCTCCAGAGACCAACATCTGCACTGGCAAGGTGATTGCGCTGGCATCACTGACAATCCTCTCTGCCGTTTTGTAGAGATCTAGCAGAATATTGACCGCGATAGGACGGGTAATCAGCGGATCCTGATTGAAACTCGCCACCCGTACCGAGTCATGGGTCAGATACTTGCCCTTCACGTAGGAGTTAACAAAAAAGAGTCCGCGCAGTCGGTGCATCAATGCCAGCCCTGGACGGGCAAACGGTACGTACAGTTTGACCTTAAACGCCGGTGACGCCAGCACCAGACCACGAATAGCCGGAGCGTAATCATGCACCCAGGTTGCCGCCAAAACTGCACCAACGCTTTGCGCCACAACCACCACATCTTCGATTGAAGCCTGACTGTCAGTTGCAGCAAAACGAACAAACTCGTCTACATCCTGAACTGAGCGAGCCAGCGATGGGCTGTAGCCGCGCTGGCCCGGCGAACGCCCGTGTCCACGGGCATCCCAAGCGTAGAACGCCGTGTCCGGCATCGCCAGTTCATCGACAATATGTTGCAAACGGCCAGAATGTTCATGTCCGCGGTGGAACAGAACAATAACTTTCGGCGTTGCTCCTGCCGACGTTGCGGGCCAGTAGCGATAAAACAGCTCGGTGCTGTCACTGGTCAAAAATTGCCGCTCTTCAGGCGTCCTTGTATTAATCATGAGGATGACTTCCTGTTGTTTGTTGCGAAAGCGCCAACAACTGGCACTTCAGATCGTCCATAAACGCGTTTTTATCGGGACTAAAACTCAGTGGGTCACCAATCTCCGCCTGCTTTCCCCTGGACACAGCATCATTTCGCCACCTCATCACATAATGCGCTACGGCAGCGGTTGATGACCGTCCACAGCAGCAATACTGTGGCTATCCCCCAGACAACATTATTCCATTGCACAAACTGTGGCCAAATGGACAACGCCAGCCCCCAAGCGCCGAATGCCAGCGCTCTGTCACTTTTTCCCAATGGTCCGGCATAGCTGCGTACACCATTGATAGTTTGCGCCAGCACACCACAAAACTCGGTCATGGCCGTACAGAGTACCATGACCAGAACCAGCGGCGTATTACTGTATGGCAACAGCATAAAAGGCAGGTAGAGCGCGATATCAGAAAGCACATCACCGATCTCATTGAGAATGGCGCCGAGACGCGACTTTTGGTTGCATTCGCGTGCCAGCATGCCGTCCAGCGCATTAAGCGCCATGCGCACAAACAGCACAATCGGGAGCAGAACAAACAGACCAGGCTCGGGGAAAACCATCAATACTGCGCCGGTGATAAAAGAGAGGACCATCGCCGCGAGCGTGATGTGATTAGCGGTAACGCGGTATTTGTGCAGCCAGAACATGAATGGGCGCAAAAGCGCCTGAAAAGCGGGCTTTGCCTGATAAAGCGTCATTACTCTGTTTTCCTAGAATCATAAATTCATCAATTGTGCGCTAAATAACCTTATGATGAGAAATATTTTTTTCACCCTGAATTCTGGTAGTGAAGAAGATATTTCTATCCATTACTTCCCTTTCCACCTCATTCCCACCAGGACCTTCAGACGCATCCCCATTATTGACTAATATCAATAAATCGGTTTTGTCATGAGTGGCATTGTGGGGGATATCGTTGTTGGCATGTACGTTTGCGACACTGAATAATCCTAAAAAGGCTATTATTGGTGTTAATTTCATTGTTACATCCCTCTCTTCAGTTATTTTGCAGTTTTATTATTCATAGATCACTTATTGTCAGTGACTTTTACAATGTAGAAAATACTACCGAAAAAGGTGATATTAATCGCTCCATGTGAGCAGAAATGTTTTGCAATCCAATAGTCAATAACATTTCTCCATCTGGTTTAAATGGCTCTTAATGAAGGAACAAACACTAGATTTTATATACAGAATTTTTATCAAGGATAATGAAATGCATTTTATTTATTGAGAATGATATTAATGTTTTTATTGGTAATTCCGTTATATTTGATCGATTTTTTTCGACGAAACCTTAATTTTTCATTTTTATCTAAGTAATTTAAAAAATAGTAGAACACATGAAAGAGGCTCAGCCCGAGTTGAGCGATCTGATATTTTATGTCCATTACGATAGTCTGGTTATTAATACTATAATGCGTGTAATCCTGCGTATTGATACCAATATTGTCATCCTCACACCGTCACATACATTGCCGCTCGCCCAGCTTTCTTGTAACCTTCCTTTGTTAAAACCTGAAATTACCGGACTTCTACTACATGGCTGCTCATATTTCTAAAGACCCTTTACATGGTGTAACGCTTGAAATGCAAATCAATGCGCTGGTTGCCCGTTTTGGCTGGGTTGAGCTAGGTCGGCTGATCAACATCAATTGTTTTAAAAGCGATCCTAGTGTGAAATCCAGTTTAAAGTTTCTGCGCCGTACACCGTGGGCTCGCGCCGAAGTTGAAGCGCTGTATCTTGATTCCTTGGGTGATGTCACGCCCGCAAAACTAGATGATAGTGCCGTTGACCCATGGGCAAATAGTCGCAAAAATAAGAGCTAACCAACGTGAAAAAGCCAGTCGTACTTATCGCTACTGCGCTTCTACTTGTCAGTTGCGCCTCCAAACCGCCGAATTCACTTGTTACCCCTGTTCCTACCGTTAAACAGTCACTACCAGCCATGCCTCAGCAAAGTCAGGAACCGGTACGCGGAGTCTGGCTGGCGACTGTTTCCCGTCTCGACTGGCCGCCAGTGGCGTCAGTCAATGCTAGCAGCCCTGCCATCCGCATTACTCAGCAGCAGGAGGCGATGGCAGGTAAGCTGGATAGATTGAAAAGTCTCGGTATCAATACCGTATTTTTCCAGGTTAAACCGGATGGCACTGCACTTTGGTCATCTAAAATATTACCTTGGTCAGATATGCTGACCGGCAATATTGGTGAAGCGCCTGGCTACGATCCGCTTCAGTTCATGCTTGATGAAGCGCACAAACGCGGTATGAAAGTCCATGCCTGGTTTAATCCCTATCGCGTATCCGTCAATACCAAACCCGGAACCGTGACGGAGCTAAACCGTACATTATCGCAGGATCCAGCCAGCGTGTTTGTGTTGCACCGTGACTGGATACGCACCGCTGGCGATCGCTTTGTTCTCGACCCTGGCATCCCAGAAGCACGAAATTGGATCACCAGTATCGTGGCCGAAGTCGTGTCACACTACGCGATTGACGGTGTGCAGTTTGATGACTACTTCTATGCCGAATCATCGACTTCTGCTCTTAACGATAGCGAAACCTTTAAACGATATGGTCAAGGGTTTAACTCAAAAGCCGACTGGCGGCGACACAATACGCAACGGTTGATTGAGCAGGTCTCGCGTACCATCAAGCAGTTGAAGCCCGAGGTTGAATTCGGCGTCAGCCCCGCCGGCGTATGGCGCAACCGCTCGCACGATGTAGCCGGTTCCGATACACGAGGTGCGGCAGCCTATGATGAAGCCTATGCAGATACCCGCCAGTGGGTACAGCAAGGGTTGCTGGATTATATTGCCCCACAGCTATACTGGCCTTTCGCGCGCGACGCCGCGCGCTACGATGTATTGGCAAAATGGTGGGCAGACGTGGTGAGGCCCACGAGCACGCGTCTCTATATTGGCGTTGCTTTGTATAAAGTCGGTGAGCCGTCAAAGAATGAGCCAGACTGGATGATAAAGGGCGGTGTGCCAGAACTGAAAAAGCAGCTCGATTTGAATGAGTCTACGCCACATATTAATGGCACGATCCTGTTCAGAGAAAATTATCTCAATCAGCCACAAACTCAGGAAGCGGTTAATTATCTCAGAAACCGCTGGAACCCGATCTGACGGGTTGTAGAGGAATCCAAAACCTCCGTATCAGTTATATAAAGGCTGAAACAACATGTAAGGCAGCATCACATTCCCCCTCGCCTGCGGTTTCCATTCCGTTTTCTCTAGCTAAAAGTGCTGTTTACTCCGTTTGTTACCACCTTTTAGGCTCAAAAACCCTGCGGCCAGAGGATTTTTTTTGCTTATTTAATAAGCATGTAAGATAGCCATGGCATCATGATTAACAAAAAAATAACCCAACCATTTGATTTTTATGCAAAAAAATAAAGATTTTGAAACGAAATAAATCATTGAGTCGGTGACTGAAAAACCCTATATTGGCCGCGTTTTTCTTATAGTAGTTATGTGTTTAATTCATTTATTCAACCGTGGTTGCCAGCGAGCACACGGTTGTAGGAGAGATATGATGACGGATAAAGTCCGTATTGACAGTTTAGGTGCGAATTCATTAAACGGAAACAATGAAACCTATTTGGCAAGACAAGCTGAATTTGAATCGAACGTGAGGAGTTATCCACGCAAATTGCCTCTGGCAATTGCGAAAGCTGAAGGCGTGTGGATCACCGATGTTGAGAATAATCAATATCTTGATTGTCTGGCTGGTGCGGGTACGCTCGCGCTTGGTCATAACCATCCTGACGTGCTGCAAAGCATCCAACGTGTCATTACTAGCGGCTTGCCGTTGCATACACTTGATCTGACAACGCCGTTGAAAGATCAGTTCTCCGAATACCTGCTTTCCTTATTGCCAGGTCAGGGCAAAGAGTACTGCCTCCAGTTTACCGGCCCTTCTGGTGCCGATGCGGTTGAAGCCGCTCTGAAACTGGCAAAAAAATACACCGGCCGTTCTGGTGTGATCAGTTTCTCTGGTGGCTACCACGGCATGACGCACGGCGCGCTGTCGGTAACCGGCAACCTGTCACCGAAAGAAGCCGTCGACGGCATGATGCCTGAAGTCCAGTTTATGCCTTACCCGCATCAGTACCGCTGCCCGCTGGGCATTGGCGGTGACGCCGGCGTTAAAGCATTAACTTACTATTTTGAAAATCTGATCAACGATGTTGAAAGTGGCGTGCGCAAACCGGCTGCGGTCATTCTGGAAGCCGTTCAGGGTGAAGGTGGCGTTAACCCTGCACCTGCCGAGTGGTTGCAGCGCATTCGTAAAGTGACGCAAGAACACGGTATTCTGCTGATCATCGACGAAGTTCAAGCTGGCTTTGCACGTACTGGTAAATTCTTTGCCTTTGAACACGCGGGCATTGAGCCAGATATCATCGTGATGTCCAAAGCAGTCGGCGGTGGCTTGCCATTAGCGGTACTGGGTATCAAGAAACAGTTCGATGCCTGGGCACCAGGTCACCATACGGGAACCTTCCGTGGCAACCAGTTGGCAATGGCAACTGGCCTGACGACGCTGAAACATCTCAAAGACAATCAGGTGGCAGATAAAGTCGCTGAGCAAGGTGAATGGCTGAAAGCCAAACTGGCTGAGCTGCAAAAACGTTATCCTGTGATGGGTCACATTCGCGGTCTGGGCTTGATGATCGGGATTGAGATGGTTAAACCTGACGAAGCGCAGGATCACATGGGTTGCTACCCGGCTGATGGCGAGCTATCTGCGCTGTTGCAGAAAAAATGCTTTGAATCAGGCCTGATTCTGGAGCGCGGCGGCCGTAATGGTTGCGTTCTGCGTCTGCTGCCATCCCTGCTGATCAGCAATGCTGAATTGGAAATCTTCCTGGATAAATTTGAAAACGCCCTGCTTTCTGCTGGCGTGAAGCCAGTCTGAGTGGAGCGAATGACCACGATGTCCCCATTAGTGGAAACAAAAGTAAACCCGATTCTGGCTTCTTCTGTGCAGAGTATCGAAGCCTATCAGGATGCAATTACGCAAAGTAGTCAAGCCGTTATGCAGTGGCTGCAACAGCCTGAGATGTATCAGGGCAAAACGGTTGCTGAACTGCGTGAACGCATCACGCTGGATTTTAATCCTCAGGGCCTGGGTAACCAGATCGCTATTGAGCGTGCGATTGAGTACTTTTTGAAAGACAGCCTGTCGGTGCATCATCCACAGTGTGTCGCTCACCTGCACTGCCCGAGTCTGGTGGTCAGCCAAGCGGCTGAAGTGTTGATTAATGCCACAAACCAGAGCATGGACTCTTGGGATCAAAGCCCGTCAGCGACCATCATTGAGATGAAGCTGATTGAATGGCTGCGCACTCAAGTCGGCTATCAGTCTGGCGATGCTGGCGTGTTCACCAGCGGTGGCACCCAGAGCAACCTGATGGGGCTAATGTTGGCGCGTGACGCTTTCTTCGCCCGTCAGGGACATTCGATCCAGCAAGATGGATTGGTTGGTAACCTGAAGAAAATTAAAGTGTTTTGTTCTGAAAATGCCCATTTCTCGGTACAAAAGAACATGGCTTTACTGGGTTTAGGTTACCAATGTGTCACGCTGGTGAAAACCGACCGTTTCGCGCGGATGGATCTGAACGATCTAGCCGAGAAGGTGGCGCAGGCCAAGGCGAATGGCGAGCAGATTCTGGCAATTGTTGCGACAGCAGGTACGACTGATGCAGGCGCGATCGATCCTCTGCGGGCGATTGCAACACTGGCAGCGGAACACCAGATTTGGGTACACGTCGATGCAGCTTGGGGTGGCGCATTGCTGCTGTCCGAGAAGTATCGCGATTATCTGGACGGCATTGAGTTAGTGGATTCCATTACGTTGGATTTCCACAAGCAGTTCTTCCAGACCATCAGTTGTGGCGCATTCTTGCTGAAAGAAGCACGCCATTATGAACTGATGCGCTATCAGGCGGCTTACTTGAACTCTGAGTTCGACGAAGCGCAAGGCGTGCCGAATTTGGTGTCGAAGTCATTACAGACGACACGCCGTTTTGATGCGTTGAAACTGTGGATGGGTCTGGAAGCGTTAGGCCAACAGCAGTACGCGGCGATCATCGATCACGGTGTTACATTGGCGCAGCAGGTTGCACAATATGTGGCTGAACACGCCTCGCTGGAATTAGTTATGCAGCCACAACTGGCAAGCGTTCTTTTCCGTTCTCGTCCAAAGCAGGTGGCGACAGCGGACGATGCGACGGTTGCATTGCTTAACCAGCGTATTGGCGATGCATTACTGGAGTCAGGACGTGCCAACGTCGGGGTCACCGAGTTTAACGGTATTACCTGCCTGAAGCTGACGTTACTGAACCCAACGGTCAACTTGGATGATGTCAAAGTCCTGCTGGCGTTGGTTGAAAGCACTGCCCAGCAACTGCTGACAGCGTAACCCCCTGCTCTACCGAGCCATGAAAGCCGATAATACTCAATGTGTTATCGGCTTTTTTTTGCTTTCTTAATACGAATATCCTGGTTTTTTCGCTAGCGTATCCAACTGCGGTTTGATGATCGGATCGTAAACCTCGTCCTTCCAGCGTTCCGGCTGAATTTCGTTGAACGCGACAGAAAGCGAATCGTTAGAAGAACCGAAGTGCTTCTTTAGTACCGCGGCGAGATCTTCTGCGATGACTTTCTTCTCTTCTTCAGTCAGGTCCCTTGGGAAGTGTTTGACATCAATATGGGGCATAGGATGGTCCTTTTCAGTGATGAAACAGCACGTTGGTTAAGATAGCCAGTTAGCTAAGATAGCTAGTGTGCACGAAGACAGCAACAGGATCGCTCCGCCCGATAATAGGTAATCGCTTTAGATAAGTTGGCCTAAACTCATCGAAGTGTGTCATTCAGGCCACTGTTAGCGCTCTGAGGGAGCGTGGCTTAATCGCTATCTCGTAGGGCAAGTGCATCATTTTATGCGCCATGATGGATCTCTTGCATAAGTAATACCTATCATTTGATTTAATCACCAAGTGAATAAATAAATTTTTTTTACCTTTAATCGATATGCAAAAAAGGTGAAATTTCCCGCCATGTGGGAAAACGTGGCGTAAGAAAATATTATTTCACCGATTTGACAAGGTATTACAGATTGACGAGCTAGGAAAATTGGCGCGCTTTATGCTTTAGCTCTCCTGTCATTATGTAACTAAGGAGAGTGTTTTGATGAATTTTTTAATCAATGAAAGCGGTGTGTTAAACCCGAAACGCAGAGCATTATTAAAACTTTCTGGCGCCCTGCTGGGGACGGTGGCGGTAACCACAGGATTAAACTCGCGAGTGTTTGCCGAAACTCAGCCTGAAAGCACAGCCTTTACTGCGCCGTCGACCGATAACCCAATCCGTATTAACTTCAATGAGAATCCACTGGGTATGTCGCCCAAGGCGCAAGCTGCCGCACGTGATGCGGTCGTGAAAGCCAATCGCTACGCAAAAAATGAAATTTTGATGCTTGGCAATAAACTAGCGGTGCATCATCAGGTGGAAGCCCCTTCTATTTTGCTGACAGCGGGATCGTCCGAAGGTATTCGGGCAGCGATTGAAGCCTACGCATCACTGGAGGCACAGTTGGTGATCCCTGAATTAACCTACGGTGATGGCGAACACTTTGCCAACATTGCCGGAATTAAGGTCACGAAAGTTAAAATGCTCGACAACTGGGCATTCGATATTGAAGGGCTAAAAGCCGCCGTTGCAGGTTACTCTGGCCCCTCTATCGTTTATCTGGTCAATCCTAACAACCCAACGGGCACGATTACACCTGCGGATTTAATCGAACCGTGGATTGCCAGCAAGCCTGCCAATACGATGTTTATCGTCGATGAGGCTTACGCCGAATTCGTCAATGACCCACGTTTTCGCTCTATTTCGCCGATGATTACCCAAGGCGCAGAGAATATTATTCTGCTGAAAACGTTCTCTAAAATACATGCCATGGCTGGTATGCGCGTGGGGTATGCTGTCGCACATCCCAACGTCATTGCGTTGCTGGGGCGGTATGTCGCGGGCGAGAAAATCAACTTCAGCGGCGTGGATGCCGCATTGGCATCGATGGACGATCGGGCATTTATCACTTACAGCAAAAAGAGTAATGATGTGTCGCGTCAAATCCTGCTGAAAGCGTTAGATGACCTGAAATTGCCGTATTTGCCGTCTGAAGGGAACTTTGTTTTCCACCAGTTAGTCGTCCCGCTGAAGGATTACCAAAAACATATGGCA includes the following:
- a CDS encoding FlxA-like family protein, whose translation is MATITMDSSSVSSSSKAGSGGNGSQIAAITKQISQLTQKLKELGADTAIGAKEKKEMQDLIQAQIRMLQAQLAQIQQQQAQKAADKNGVGVEDVSKDNTTLRVAEGVNNPTEDNAIDIYV
- a CDS encoding phosphatase PAP2/dual specificity phosphatase family protein translates to MTTRRSVYQQGIGWLLLLAPFFFLTYGQVNQFTAERDNIGSLVFEWERHIPFVPLTIIPYWSLDLLYGLSLFVCTTLNEQRRLVCKLVLASLIACIGFLLFPLQFTFTRPELTGLAGWLFGQLEQFDLPYNQSPSLHIILCWLLWLHFHRHLKGKWQTLNGGWFLLIAVSVLTTWQHHFIDVITGLAVGMVIDWVTPDQVQWRWRIASGKRRILAVRYLCGALACLAGTFFTLWLWWPTLALLIVALAYGALGVEALQKDRIGRLTPAALWLLFPWRTGMMLSMRYYTSHLPAVSPLVDGLFLGTYPRTPLEQQAVLDLTSEFPRSRASRGVAYSSVPMLDLVNPDGDTLCQAVDTLEKLRIKHGSVLVHCALGLSRSALVVTAWLLQYYPELTLPQAVEQVRKARHQVIFTPEHMELLERWKTKIRI
- a CDS encoding bifunctional alpha/beta hydrolase/class I SAM-dependent methyltransferase; protein product: MINTRTPEERQFLTSDSTELFYRYWPATSAGATPKVIVLFHRGHEHSGRLQHIVDELAMPDTAFYAWDARGHGRSPGQRGYSPSLARSVQDVDEFVRFAATDSQASIEDVVVVAQSVGAVLAATWVHDYAPAIRGLVLASPAFKVKLYVPFARPGLALMHRLRGLFFVNSYVKGKYLTHDSVRVASFNQDPLITRPIAVNILLDLYKTAERIVSDASAITLPVQMLVSGEDYVVHRQPQIDFYQRLRNPLKELHVLPGFYHDTLGEKERHLAFDKMREFIDTLYALPPQRFDYSNEDRWSPGADTWRMLSGGPEPYSLDDIAWRGLRYGMKMLGTQSTGVRLGFETGFDSGSTLDYVYRNQPQGSSALGRLIDKHYLNSVGWKGIRQRKIHLQMLIQQAVAKLAEQGTTVRVVDVAAGHGRYVLDALESETAVDEILLRDYSELNVTRGQEMIASRTMAAPARFERGDAFNREELAALQPRPTLGIVSGLYELFPENTLVRNSLAGLADAIEPGGILIYTGQPWHPQLKTIAWSLTSHKDGKAWVMRVRTQDEMDVLVREAGFDKCAQLIDEWGIFTVSMAVRRAS
- a CDS encoding CDP-alcohol phosphatidyltransferase family protein, producing MTLYQAKPAFQALLRPFMFWLHKYRVTANHITLAAMVLSFITGAVLMVFPEPGLFVLLPIVLFVRMALNALDGMLARECNQKSRLGAILNEIGDVLSDIALYLPFMLLPYSNTPLVLVMVLCTAMTEFCGVLAQTINGVRSYAGPLGKSDRALAFGAWGLALSIWPQFVQWNNVVWGIATVLLLWTVINRCRSALCDEVAK
- a CDS encoding VF530 family DNA-binding protein, which gives rise to MAAHISKDPLHGVTLEMQINALVARFGWVELGRLININCFKSDPSVKSSLKFLRRTPWARAEVEALYLDSLGDVTPAKLDDSAVDPWANSRKNKS
- a CDS encoding glycoside hydrolase family 10 protein, translating into MKKPVVLIATALLLVSCASKPPNSLVTPVPTVKQSLPAMPQQSQEPVRGVWLATVSRLDWPPVASVNASSPAIRITQQQEAMAGKLDRLKSLGINTVFFQVKPDGTALWSSKILPWSDMLTGNIGEAPGYDPLQFMLDEAHKRGMKVHAWFNPYRVSVNTKPGTVTELNRTLSQDPASVFVLHRDWIRTAGDRFVLDPGIPEARNWITSIVAEVVSHYAIDGVQFDDYFYAESSTSALNDSETFKRYGQGFNSKADWRRHNTQRLIEQVSRTIKQLKPEVEFGVSPAGVWRNRSHDVAGSDTRGAAAYDEAYADTRQWVQQGLLDYIAPQLYWPFARDAARYDVLAKWWADVVRPTSTRLYIGVALYKVGEPSKNEPDWMIKGGVPELKKQLDLNESTPHINGTILFRENYLNQPQTQEAVNYLRNRWNPI
- a CDS encoding diaminobutyrate--2-oxoglutarate transaminase, with the protein product MTDKVRIDSLGANSLNGNNETYLARQAEFESNVRSYPRKLPLAIAKAEGVWITDVENNQYLDCLAGAGTLALGHNHPDVLQSIQRVITSGLPLHTLDLTTPLKDQFSEYLLSLLPGQGKEYCLQFTGPSGADAVEAALKLAKKYTGRSGVISFSGGYHGMTHGALSVTGNLSPKEAVDGMMPEVQFMPYPHQYRCPLGIGGDAGVKALTYYFENLINDVESGVRKPAAVILEAVQGEGGVNPAPAEWLQRIRKVTQEHGILLIIDEVQAGFARTGKFFAFEHAGIEPDIIVMSKAVGGGLPLAVLGIKKQFDAWAPGHHTGTFRGNQLAMATGLTTLKHLKDNQVADKVAEQGEWLKAKLAELQKRYPVMGHIRGLGLMIGIEMVKPDEAQDHMGCYPADGELSALLQKKCFESGLILERGGRNGCVLRLLPSLLISNAELEIFLDKFENALLSAGVKPV
- a CDS encoding pyridoxal phosphate-dependent decarboxylase family protein, yielding MTTMSPLVETKVNPILASSVQSIEAYQDAITQSSQAVMQWLQQPEMYQGKTVAELRERITLDFNPQGLGNQIAIERAIEYFLKDSLSVHHPQCVAHLHCPSLVVSQAAEVLINATNQSMDSWDQSPSATIIEMKLIEWLRTQVGYQSGDAGVFTSGGTQSNLMGLMLARDAFFARQGHSIQQDGLVGNLKKIKVFCSENAHFSVQKNMALLGLGYQCVTLVKTDRFARMDLNDLAEKVAQAKANGEQILAIVATAGTTDAGAIDPLRAIATLAAEHQIWVHVDAAWGGALLLSEKYRDYLDGIELVDSITLDFHKQFFQTISCGAFLLKEARHYELMRYQAAYLNSEFDEAQGVPNLVSKSLQTTRRFDALKLWMGLEALGQQQYAAIIDHGVTLAQQVAQYVAEHASLELVMQPQLASVLFRSRPKQVATADDATVALLNQRIGDALLESGRANVGVTEFNGITCLKLTLLNPTVNLDDVKVLLALVESTAQQLLTA
- the pptA gene encoding tautomerase PptA; protein product: MPHIDVKHFPRDLTEEEKKVIAEDLAAVLKKHFGSSNDSLSVAFNEIQPERWKDEVYDPIIKPQLDTLAKKPGYSY